The genomic segment TCGCGACCTACGACACCAAGGTCGAAGGGCAGAAGGTCAAGTTCCAGCTCAATGTGAAGAACCTGTTTGACCGCACCTACTACACCTCGGCGGCGAGTCGGTTCTTTGTGTCCATGGGCGATTCGCGGCAGGTGTCGATTTCCAGCACACTGGAGTTCTGAAGTCAGACCGCGTCATCGTTCATCGCGGGCAAGCCCGGCTCCCACAGATGACCGCATTCCTATATGAGAATGCTGCCCCCTGTGGGAGCGAGCCTGCTCGCGAAGGCGGCATCCCAGACACCGAAAATCTGCGGGTTGATCAGCGCAAAAACGCCTGCCGATACTCCCCAGGCGTCCCCCCCAACACCTGGCGAAACCGATGGGTGAAATGACTCGCACTGGCAAACCCGCAAGCCAGTGCAATCTCACCCAGCGGCCGCGATGTGGTGCGCAACAACTCCCGCGCCCGACTCAAGCGCCGTGCCAGCACATACTGGTGGGGCGGCAGGCCAAAGCTCTCGCGAAACATCCGCGCAAAGTGATATTCCGACAGCGCGCACAACGCCGCCAACTGCCCCAGGCTGATGGGTTCGGCCAATTGATAGTCGATGAATTCCACCAGCTGGCGCCGCTGATGTGCCGCCAACCCACCCCGCAGGCGCAGACCTTCGCGCTTGCCCACCTGACCAAGCAGTGTATGGCTGAGCATTTCGTGGGCCAGGCTGCTGGTTAGCAGGCGTTCGCCGGGCTCGTCCCAGTTCAGCGTGATCAACTGCCGAAAGCGCAACGCCTGCTGTGGATCTTCAAGGAACGTCTGTTCTTGCAGCTGCATTTCCCGCGGCTCGCGATCCAGCAGGGTGATGCAACCCAGGGCAAATTGTTCGGGACTGAAGTAAAGGTGCGCCAGGCGAATCTCGCCGTTGATCACCCAGCCCGACTGATGATCGGCCGGCAGGATGCACAGCTTGTTTGGTGCGCCTTTGCTGTCGGGCTGGCCGCGACGAAAGGTGCCGGTGCCACCGGCGATATAGCAGGACAAGGTGTGGTGTCTTGGCCCTTCGTAGTCCTGGGCGTCGTGGTGGTTGTTCCACAAGGCTGCGGCCATACCGTCACCGAGCTCGGCGCTGTGCTCAAGACGAGCATTGGGCGAGCGGTTGAGCGCTTGAAAGACTTGCAGGGTTTCCAGTGCGGGCATGATCGGTTCTCTCCAACGCCTTGCATCCTACTCCGTAGACGTTGGCCTGCCAGCCTGCGGGCCGACAAAAGCGCAAGTTTATGCAAGTGCGCCTCCGATCGGCGCTGCAGACTGATTCCCTGATCAGGCAGTTGCCTGTGGTGAGGGAGCTTGCTCGCGCTTGAGTGCGCAGCACTCACAAAATTGCCATGGTTGGCGAAATTTTGGGGCCGCTTCGCAGCCCGGCGCGAGCAAGCTCGCTCGCCACAAAAGCGAACCGAATGGCCCCCTGTTGGAGTTTTTGTCATGAACCTGTTTTTGTACCTGCTGACCGTGCTGATCTGGGGCACCACCTGGATTGCCTTGAAATGGCAACTGGGCGTGGTGGCGATTCCCGTCTCCATCGTTTATCGCTTCGGCCTAGCCGCGCTGGTCTTGTTTGTGATGCTGTTGCTCAGCCGTCGCCTGCAGGTGATGAACCGCCGTGGGCATCTGATCTGTCTGGCGCAGGGGTTGTGTCTGTTCTGCATCAACTTCATGTGCTTTCTCACCGCCAGTCAGTGGATCCCCAGTGGTCTGGTGGCGGTGGTGTTTTCCACTGCGACGCTGTGGAACGCCCTGAATGCACGGGTGTTCTTCGGTCAGAAAATTGCTCGCAACGTATTGATGGGCGGCGCACTGGGCTTGCTGGGGCTGGGTTTGTTGTTCTGGCCGGAGCTCGCCGGTCACACCGCCAGCCCGCAAACCCTGCTCGGGTTGGGTTTGGCGTTGTGCGGCACCTTGTGTTTCTCGGCGGGCAACCTGTTGTCGAGCCTGCAGCAGAAGGCCGGGCTCAAACCCCTGACCACCAACGCCTGGGGCATGGCGTATGGCGCGGCGATGTTGTCGGTGTGGTGCCTGGTCAAAGGCATTCCATTCGACATCGAATGGAGCACCCGCTACCTCGGCTCGCTGATGTACCTGGTGATCCCAGGCTCGGTCATTGGCTTCACCGCTTACCTGACGCTGGTCGGACGGATGGGCCCAGAGCGGGCGGCTTATTGCACCGTGTTATTCCCCGTTGTGGCGCTGAATGTGTCGGCGTATGCCGAAGGCTATCAATGGACCGCGCCGGCGCTGGCAGGGTTGGTCATGGTGATGCTGGGCAACGTGTTGGTATTTCGCAAGGCGAAGGCGGGTGTGCGAGGCAACGTCAAACTGGCTTGAAAAAGAATTTCTTCAGGGTTCGTGCAAGACACTTATCGCTCAATTCTCATCGTCACATAAATCAGTAGCGCAAATATGAAATCGACAATGTGCCGCGCCCAATCCTTGTAATTCCACTTTTCTGAAAGGTCCATGTTGAACCACTCGACACCAATAACTTGCAGGCAGACGTAATAGACAAAAATGGCGATCAACAAACCAATGATCGAGTATTTTTTTGCTTCATGAAACGCCTGGCGGCTACTGTTTATATTTCTAAATAATGACCAGGCGCCTATCAGGCAAAAGACTGTATAAGTCACTTCGAGTGTCATGATGATCCAGTAGATTCGATGGTGCAGCATGGGGGAGGTAATGGCTCTGTGGCTGTACCTGCCAGCGTCGTCAATGGTGTCCATGCTTAATATATGACTGACGTACTCATGGTTGGCGGTGTAGTCGGTAAAATTGCTGTGCATCATGAGCAAGCCGAATATACAAAAGAACAGCATGAGTGTGGCTTTGCTGGTTCTAATCAATTTGTCGGTGGTGATGTTGTTCAAAGTAGTTGCTCTCCATGTCAGGCTCCGAACGTTCGGATAAGTGCGGAGAGTCTATAGGGAGTATGGTTCTTTAGGCGCCAGACTAAGTTTCTGTGTGTGTATAAAAATCGGGACGATCTGATTGAGTTGGTGAGTGCCAACGGGCAGGCATTCACACTGCCTGCCCGTTGTTTCAGCCCTTCCAGACTTGCGGGTTTACCAGATCCTGCGGGCGTTCACCCGACAAGGCACTGCGCAAGTTGGCCAGAGCGCGGTTCGCCATCGCTTCGCGGGTTTCGTGGGTGGCCGAGCCGATGTGTGGCAACGTCACGGCGTTCTTCAGTTGAAACAACGGCGATTCGGCCAGCGGCTCTTTTTCATAAACATCCAGGCCTGCACCACGAATGCGGTTGTTTTGCAGGGCTTCGATCAGCGCCGGTTCGTCCACTACCGGGCCTCTGGCAATGTTGATCAGAATCGCACTCGGTTTCATCAAGGCCAGTTCACGGTGGCTGATCAGGTGTCGGGTCTTGTCGCTGAGTGGCACCACCAGGCAGACGAAGTCGGCTTCGGCCAGCAATTGGTCCAGGCTGCGGAACTGTGCGCCGAGTTGCTGTTCAAGGTCGGTCTTGCGGCTGTTGCCGCTGTAGATCACCGGCATGTTGAAACCCAGGCGCCCCCGGCGGGCGATGGCTGCGCCGATGTTGCCCATGCCGACGATGCCCAGGGTCTTGCCATGTACGTCACAGCCAAACAGTGGGGCGCCGACGCTGGCTTGCCATTGGCCGGCCTTGGTCCAGGCGTCCAGTTCGGCGACGCGGCGGGCGCTGCTCATCAGCAGGGCGAAGGCCAGGTCCGCGGTGCTTTCGGTGAGGACGTCGGGGGTGTTGGTGAGGATGATTGCGCGTTCGTTGAAGTAGGCGACGTCGTAGTTGTCGTAGCCGACCGAGACGCTGGAGACCACTTCGAGTTTGCTGGCGGTCTCGAGTTGGGCGCGGCCCAGTTTGCGGCCGACGCCGATCAGGCCGTGGGCGTGGGGCAGGGCTTCGTTGAATTGGGTGTTGATGTCGCCGTTTTTTGGGTTCGGTACGATTACGTCGAAGTCTTGTTTGAGTTGTTCGATCATTTCGGGGGGGATGCGGCTGAAGGCGAGGACGGTTTTTTTCATGGGCTCGGGGCTCGGCTTTGGGTGGTTTTTTTTTTGGACGTGGCGGCCTTGGGGCCGACCATGTTCTTTGTTGTTTGTGTGTATATCCATTTGTGCGGTAACGGCGGCTTATGGTTTCGCCCTTACGGCGAGTCCCTTTTGTCAAACGCCACAAAAGGAACCAAAAAGTCTCGCCCCGAGCGTACGGCGCCTCGCCAGGGCTCGGCGTTCCCTCGCTCCGGTATTCATCTGGGGGCATCGCCTACGGTCTGCTTCGCGACGACCTCCTCTCGATGTGTGCGGCTTCGCCGCACGGCGCTACGCGCCCACCCCCAGATAAACACCTCCACTCGGCCTCCCGAAGGGGCGGGTAGATCAAGAGCTGCAGGCGAGCTAACGCTCGGCCTGTTGAGTGGTGAAGAGCGGGGGGGAGGGATGCGGATCTGCTTCTGTTTTTGCTTCTGCTTTCCTGTGGGAGCTGGCTTGCCTGCGAAGCCGCCCAGCCAGCCAACCAATCCCCGCCAGATGTACACCCCTCTCACAGATACTGACCTACTGAATATCAGAACGGCAAACTCAATTCGCCACTCTCACCCCACCCAGACTCCCACTCAATTCATAAGCCACCAATTCCGCCTGATGCGCCGCCAATATCTCCGGCAACGACCCACGCAGGTACTCGACCCAGGTCTTGATCTTCGCGTCCAGGTACTGCCGCGACGGGTAGATCGCATACAGGTTAAGTTCCTGTGAGCGATAGTTGGGCATCATGCGCACCAGCGAGCCATTGCGCAGGCCTTCAATCGCCGCATACACCGGCAGCACCCCAACGCCCATGCCGCTGGTGATGGCGGTTTTCATCGCGTCGGCGGAGTTCACCAGGAACGGCGAGCTGTTGATGGTGACCATTTCCTGGCCTTCCGGGCCGTCGAAGGTCCACTTTTCCAGCGGGATCACCGGGCTCACCAGGCGCAGGCAGGCGTGGTTGAGCAGGTCGCTGGGTTTGTGTGCGCAGCCGTTGGCTTTCACGTAGGCCGGTGAGGCGCAGACGATGCTGTAGGTGATGCCCAGGCGCTGGGAGACGAAGCCGGAGTCCGGCAGTTCGCTGGCCAGCACGATGGACACGTCATAGCCCTCATCCAGCAGGTCCGGCACGCGGTTGGCCAGGGTCAGGTCGAAGGTGACGTCCGGGTGGGTCTTGCGGTAGCGGGCGATGGCGTCGATCACGAAGTGCTGACCGATACCGGTCATGGTGTGCACCTTGAGTTGTCCGGCCGGACGGGCGTGGGCGTCGCTGGCTTCGGCTTCGGCTTCTTCGACGTAGGCCAGGATCTGTTCGCAGCGCAACAGATAGCGCTTGCCGGCCTCGGTCAGCGCGATGCGCCGGGTGGTGCGGTTGAGCAGGCGGGTTTGCAGGTGGGCTTCCAGGTTGGAGACCGCGCGCGAGACGTTGGCGGTGGTGGTGTCCAGTTGCACGGCGGCGGCGGTGAAGCTGCCGGCTTCGGCCACGTAACTGAAGGCGCGCATGTTTTGCAAAGTGTCCATGGGGTGCTCTCAAGGGAGATGGCAAATTGTGACACGAAGCTTCGGGTTCTGAGACCCCCGACCAAGGGATTATCGCGTTAACGGTAACAAAGATTCACAAGAATCCCAGCTTATCGCCATTCGGGCCGCCCCATAGAATTGCGCCCAGCAGGAGCAGGCTGGCGATAGAGCCTGTCACGGCGCAAACCCTGTGGGAGCGAGCTTGCTCGCGATGACTGAATATCAGTCGACATGAATGTTGAATGTCAGACCGATATCGCGAGCAAGCTCGCTCCCACAGGGTTGCGACGTCCGATCCCACAATTTTCTCACTCCTCCGCCCCCCATTTCAGGAATTCGCAGCAGTGCCGCGTCGCATCAACAGAGCGCTCAAGACGCTCAGTGTTTTGGCTTTAACCCTGGCAATCAGCGGCTGCATCGGTACTGGAGGCATTGCCCCGCAGGGCAAGGCACTGGAGGCCGACTCCCTGGCCACCGACGAAGCCATCCAGAGTGCCGCCCAGGACGCTCACTGGCCCACTGCGCAATGGTGGCAGGCCTTTGGCGACCCGCAACTGAACCGCTGGATAGACCTCGCCGTGCAAGGCAGCCCGACCATGGCCATGGCCACTGCCCGTGTGCGTCAGGCCAAGGCCATGGCCGGTATTGCCGAGTCCGCCGAGTCGTTGCAGATCAATGGCGAGTCCACGCTCAAGCGCCACAATTGGCCCACCGATCAGTTCTATGGGCCGGGCGAGTTGGCCAATACCACCACCTGGGACAACAACGCCTCGCTCGGCTTGAGCTACGCCCTGGACCTCTGGGGCCGGGAAAGCAGTGCCAGCGAGCGCGCCGTGGACATGGCGCACATGAGCGCCGCCGAAGCACGGCAGGCCCAGCTCGAATTGCAGAACAACATCGTGCGCGCCTACATCGAGTTGTCGCTGCATTACGCCCAGCGCGACATCGTTGACGCGACGTTGAAGCAGCAACAGCAGATTCTCGATCTGGCGCAAAAGCGCCTGAACGGCGGCATCGGTACGCATTTCGAAGTCAGCCAGGCCGAGACGCCGCTGCCGGAAACCCGTCGTCAGCTCGATGCACTGGGCGAAGAAATCGCCCTGAGCCGCAACCAGCTCGCTGCCTTGGCAGGATTTGGTCCGGGGCAGGGCGCGCAGTTGCAGCGGCCAACATTGTCGTTGAACGCGGCGCTGAAACTGCCCTCGTCGTTACCCGCACAATTGCTCGGCCAGCGCCCGGACGTGGTTGCCAGCCGTTGGCAAGTGGCCGCGCAGGCCCGTGGTATCGATGTCGCCCACGCCGGTTTTTATCCCAACGTCGATCTGGTCGGCAGCCTCGGCTACATGGCCACGGGCGGTGGCGCGCTGGAGTTTCTGACCGGCAAGAAGTTGACCTACAACGTCGGCCCGGCCATCTCGCTGCCGATTTTCGATGGTGGGCGTTTGCGTTCGGAACTGGGCGAGGCCTCGGCCGGGTATGACATCGCCGTCGCCAGGTACAACCAGACGTTGATCAATGCGCTGAAAAACATCTCCGACCAGTTGATCCGCCGCGAGTCGATGGACAAGCAGCAGGTGTTTGCCGCCGAGTCCGTGGCCACCGCGCAAAAGACCTACGACATCGCGATGATCGCCTACCAGCGCGGGTTGACCGACTACCTCAACGTGCTGAATGCCCAGACGCTGCTGTTCAAACAGCAACAGGTGCAGCAGCAGGTGCAGGCAGCGCGGTTGAGTGCTCATGCGGAACTGGTGACGGCGCTGGGTGGTGGTCTGGGTGCGGGCAACGACGTGCCGAAAGACAGCCAGACCACTGCACCTGAAACCCCGGCCATTCTCAAGAGCCTCTCCAATTGAACACGATGTTCCTGGCAAACCTGCTGTTGTGGCGAGCGAGCTTGCTCGCGCTTGAGTGCGCAGCACTCACAAAATGGCTAAGCGGCGCCAGAAGCTGGGGGGCCCTACGCGGCTCGGCGCGAGCAAGCTCGCTCGCCACAGAATCTCGCTCGTCACAAGGCCTTACTCGCCTCATGTCTCTAATAATTGAGCAGGATTAAATGACTCCCTTGCCCGCACCTCTGCGCTGGCTGTATTCCCTTGAATGGCGCCGGGGTTTCCATGACTGGGCGCGCAGCGATGGCGTGACCTGGGTCTACATTTTCAAAGTGCTGACCGCAGCCTTCCTCACGCTGTGGCTGGCCATGCGTCTGGAACTGCCGCAGCCGCGCACGGCGAT from the Pseudomonas sp. N3-W genome contains:
- a CDS encoding helix-turn-helix domain-containing protein yields the protein MPALETLQVFQALNRSPNARLEHSAELGDGMAAALWNNHHDAQDYEGPRHHTLSCYIAGGTGTFRRGQPDSKGAPNKLCILPADHQSGWVINGEIRLAHLYFSPEQFALGCITLLDREPREMQLQEQTFLEDPQQALRFRQLITLNWDEPGERLLTSSLAHEMLSHTLLGQVGKREGLRLRGGLAAHQRRQLVEFIDYQLAEPISLGQLAALCALSEYHFARMFRESFGLPPHQYVLARRLSRARELLRTTSRPLGEIALACGFASASHFTHRFRQVLGGTPGEYRQAFLR
- a CDS encoding DMT family transporter; protein product: MNLFLYLLTVLIWGTTWIALKWQLGVVAIPVSIVYRFGLAALVLFVMLLLSRRLQVMNRRGHLICLAQGLCLFCINFMCFLTASQWIPSGLVAVVFSTATLWNALNARVFFGQKIARNVLMGGALGLLGLGLLFWPELAGHTASPQTLLGLGLALCGTLCFSAGNLLSSLQQKAGLKPLTTNAWGMAYGAAMLSVWCLVKGIPFDIEWSTRYLGSLMYLVIPGSVIGFTAYLTLVGRMGPERAAYCTVLFPVVALNVSAYAEGYQWTAPALAGLVMVMLGNVLVFRKAKAGVRGNVKLA
- a CDS encoding DUF2165 domain-containing protein, encoding MNNITTDKLIRTSKATLMLFFCIFGLLMMHSNFTDYTANHEYVSHILSMDTIDDAGRYSHRAITSPMLHHRIYWIIMTLEVTYTVFCLIGAWSLFRNINSSRQAFHEAKKYSIIGLLIAIFVYYVCLQVIGVEWFNMDLSEKWNYKDWARHIVDFIFALLIYVTMRIER
- a CDS encoding D-glycerate dehydrogenase, with protein sequence MKKTVLAFSRIPPEMIEQLKQDFDVIVPNPKNGDINTQFNEALPHAHGLIGVGRKLGRAQLETASKLEVVSSVSVGYDNYDVAYFNERAIILTNTPDVLTESTADLAFALLMSSARRVAELDAWTKAGQWQASVGAPLFGCDVHGKTLGIVGMGNIGAAIARRGRLGFNMPVIYSGNSRKTDLEQQLGAQFRSLDQLLAEADFVCLVVPLSDKTRHLISHRELALMKPSAILINIARGPVVDEPALIEALQNNRIRGAGLDVYEKEPLAESPLFQLKNAVTLPHIGSATHETREAMANRALANLRSALSGERPQDLVNPQVWKG
- a CDS encoding LysR family transcriptional regulator, producing the protein MDTLQNMRAFSYVAEAGSFTAAAVQLDTTTANVSRAVSNLEAHLQTRLLNRTTRRIALTEAGKRYLLRCEQILAYVEEAEAEASDAHARPAGQLKVHTMTGIGQHFVIDAIARYRKTHPDVTFDLTLANRVPDLLDEGYDVSIVLASELPDSGFVSQRLGITYSIVCASPAYVKANGCAHKPSDLLNHACLRLVSPVIPLEKWTFDGPEGQEMVTINSSPFLVNSADAMKTAITSGMGVGVLPVYAAIEGLRNGSLVRMMPNYRSQELNLYAIYPSRQYLDAKIKTWVEYLRGSLPEILAAHQAELVAYELSGSLGGVRVAN
- a CDS encoding efflux transporter outer membrane subunit; the protein is MPRRINRALKTLSVLALTLAISGCIGTGGIAPQGKALEADSLATDEAIQSAAQDAHWPTAQWWQAFGDPQLNRWIDLAVQGSPTMAMATARVRQAKAMAGIAESAESLQINGESTLKRHNWPTDQFYGPGELANTTTWDNNASLGLSYALDLWGRESSASERAVDMAHMSAAEARQAQLELQNNIVRAYIELSLHYAQRDIVDATLKQQQQILDLAQKRLNGGIGTHFEVSQAETPLPETRRQLDALGEEIALSRNQLAALAGFGPGQGAQLQRPTLSLNAALKLPSSLPAQLLGQRPDVVASRWQVAAQARGIDVAHAGFYPNVDLVGSLGYMATGGGALEFLTGKKLTYNVGPAISLPIFDGGRLRSELGEASAGYDIAVARYNQTLINALKNISDQLIRRESMDKQQVFAAESVATAQKTYDIAMIAYQRGLTDYLNVLNAQTLLFKQQQVQQQVQAARLSAHAELVTALGGGLGAGNDVPKDSQTTAPETPAILKSLSN